One segment of Rhodanobacter thiooxydans DNA contains the following:
- the ubiM gene encoding 5-demethoxyubiquinol-8 5-hydroxylase UbiM: MSFDIVVIGAGPAGLCFARSLAGSGLRIALIERQQEAALIVPADDGREIAITHHSQRLLHELGLWARLREEEVGTLRDALVLDGDDRDGLMFRHDEAGKSQLGWLVSNHAIRRAAYEEVMALPEVERITGARVGAVRTDADGVRVELDGGDTLHAQLLVAADSRYSDTRRAMGIGAQMRDFGKTMLVLRMRHEVPHEQVAWEWFGHGQTLALLPLHDAHTSSVVLTLTPPVMRELLALDDAALEAAMAARFGHRLGAMSVAGPRCAYPLVGVYAKRFVAERFALIGDAAVGMHPVTAHGFNFGLLGQDILARELRAAQAAGQSIAAPALLARYERRLRLATRPLYLATNLLAGLYTDDRRPARALRKLALGAGARLAPFRRLVMSGLTAEHGGVPAPLRRLRPPRWA; the protein is encoded by the coding sequence ATGTCCTTCGATATCGTGGTCATCGGTGCCGGCCCGGCCGGCTTGTGTTTCGCCCGTTCGCTGGCCGGCAGCGGCCTGCGCATCGCGCTGATCGAACGGCAGCAGGAGGCTGCGCTGATCGTACCCGCCGACGATGGTCGCGAGATCGCGATCACCCACCACTCGCAGCGGCTGCTGCACGAGCTGGGCCTGTGGGCGCGCCTGCGCGAGGAGGAGGTTGGCACCCTGCGCGACGCGCTGGTGCTCGACGGCGACGACCGCGATGGCCTGATGTTCCGCCACGACGAGGCGGGCAAGTCGCAGCTGGGCTGGCTGGTGAGCAACCACGCGATTCGCCGTGCCGCGTACGAGGAGGTGATGGCGTTGCCCGAGGTCGAGCGCATCACCGGCGCGCGGGTCGGCGCGGTGCGTACCGATGCCGACGGCGTCCGGGTCGAACTGGACGGTGGCGACACGCTGCATGCGCAACTGCTGGTCGCGGCCGACAGCCGCTACTCCGACACCCGCCGCGCGATGGGCATCGGTGCGCAGATGCGCGACTTCGGCAAGACCATGCTGGTGCTGCGCATGCGCCATGAGGTGCCGCACGAACAGGTGGCGTGGGAATGGTTCGGCCACGGCCAGACCCTGGCCCTGCTGCCGTTGCACGATGCGCACACGTCTTCGGTGGTGCTGACCCTGACCCCGCCGGTGATGCGCGAGCTGCTGGCGCTGGACGATGCGGCGCTGGAAGCCGCCATGGCCGCACGCTTCGGGCACCGGCTGGGCGCGATGAGCGTGGCCGGCCCGCGTTGCGCCTATCCGCTGGTGGGCGTGTATGCGAAGCGTTTCGTCGCCGAGCGCTTCGCGTTGATCGGCGACGCGGCGGTGGGCATGCATCCGGTCACCGCGCACGGTTTCAACTTCGGCCTGCTCGGGCAGGACATCCTGGCGCGCGAGCTGCGCGCCGCGCAGGCCGCCGGGCAGTCCATCGCCGCGCCCGCGCTGCTGGCGCGTTACGAACGCCGGTTGCGGCTGGCCACGCGGCCGCTGTACCTGGCTACCAACCTGCTGGCCGGCCTGTACACCGACGACCGCCGCCCGGCGCGCGCGCTGCGCAAGCTGGCGCTGGGTGCGGGCGCGCGGCTGGCGCCGTTCCGGCGGCTGGTGATGTCGGGGCTGACCGCCGAACACGGCGGCGTGCCGGCACCGCTGCGCCGTTTGCGCCCGCCGCGATGGGCCTGA
- a CDS encoding GGDEF domain-containing protein, whose amino-acid sequence MHFDIYTLGVIGAAIGIAISISFTLLGLVLRGLPALRIWATAFWVITAAALLQGLNENGGLLSTVVGGGLIALANALMLMGIAIHLRYPLRWRWPMAVVGLFVACQVYVYLWPPMQTVSALMFGGYSVVWDVWMVWVLLWRSPRDMRNTCSFTALIFIIDALFYLLRSVVVLFPDLFAHSRLDELLTTWNYLFGILSSFLLSTGFTLMLAERLTLDLRRLARTDGLTGLLNRSALIEAGERLVDACRARGQACSVLMFDLDHFKSINDNWGHAAGDAVLNHFVGVIRGMGLAREALFARYGGEEFMLVLPAIKPAAAGALAERMRAAVAAEPAVFDGRSIDITTSVGGATAIGADFEQLVNAADVALYRAKHQGRNQVAWNPGV is encoded by the coding sequence ATGCACTTCGACATCTATACGCTCGGCGTCATCGGCGCGGCCATCGGCATCGCCATCTCGATAAGTTTCACCCTGCTCGGGCTGGTGCTGCGTGGCCTGCCGGCGCTGCGCATCTGGGCCACCGCGTTCTGGGTCATAACCGCCGCCGCGCTCCTCCAGGGCCTGAACGAAAATGGCGGTCTGCTCTCCACGGTGGTGGGCGGCGGCCTGATCGCGCTGGCCAACGCGCTGATGCTGATGGGCATCGCCATCCACCTGCGCTATCCGCTGCGCTGGCGCTGGCCGATGGCGGTGGTGGGCCTGTTCGTCGCCTGCCAGGTCTACGTCTACCTGTGGCCGCCGATGCAGACGGTCTCGGCGCTGATGTTTGGCGGCTACAGCGTGGTGTGGGACGTGTGGATGGTCTGGGTGCTGCTGTGGCGCTCGCCGCGGGACATGCGCAACACCTGCAGTTTCACCGCGCTGATCTTCATCATCGACGCGCTGTTCTACCTGCTGCGTTCGGTGGTGGTGCTGTTTCCGGATCTGTTCGCGCACTCGCGGCTCGACGAACTGCTCACCACCTGGAATTATCTGTTCGGCATCCTGTCCTCGTTCCTGCTGAGCACCGGGTTCACCCTGATGCTGGCCGAGCGGCTGACCCTGGACCTGCGCCGGCTGGCGCGCACCGACGGGCTCACCGGCCTGCTCAATCGCAGCGCGCTGATCGAGGCGGGTGAGCGCCTGGTCGATGCCTGTCGCGCGCGCGGGCAGGCCTGCAGCGTGCTGATGTTCGACCTGGACCACTTCAAGTCGATCAACGACAACTGGGGCCACGCGGCGGGCGACGCGGTACTCAACCATTTCGTCGGGGTGATCCGTGGCATGGGGCTGGCCCGCGAGGCCTTGTTCGCGCGTTATGGCGGCGAGGAGTTCATGCTGGTGTTGCCTGCCATCAAGCCCGCGGCCGCCGGCGCACTTGCCGAGCGCATGCGCGCCGCCGTGGCGGCGGAACCGGCAGTGTTCGATGGCCGCAGCATCGACATCACCACCAGCGTGGGAGGAGCCACGGCCATTGGTGCGGACTTCGAGCAACTGGTCAATGCCGCCGATGTCGCGCTGTATCGGGCCAAGCACCAGGGTCGCAATCAGGTGGCGTGGAATCCGGGGGTGTAG
- a CDS encoding DUF899 family protein, which produces MCFPNESDAYRRARTALLAEEIELRRHLERVAKLRRALPPGGEVTGDYRFRGERGPVDFAGLFGDRQTLVVYSYMFGPQRARPCPMCTSLLSAWDGEARDVGQRVALAVVARSPIERLVAFKNERGWRDLRLYSDTDGAYSRDYFAVDPDGGDGDQAAFNVFTRRDGTIRHFWSGEMGFESADPGQDPRGAPDLMPLWTILDCTPEGRGTDWYPKLEY; this is translated from the coding sequence ATGTGCTTCCCCAACGAAAGTGACGCCTACCGCCGCGCGCGCACCGCGTTGCTGGCCGAGGAGATCGAGCTGCGCCGGCACCTCGAGCGTGTCGCCAAACTGCGCCGCGCGCTGCCGCCCGGCGGCGAGGTGACCGGCGACTACCGCTTCCGGGGCGAACGCGGGCCGGTCGATTTCGCTGGCCTGTTCGGCGACAGGCAGACCCTCGTGGTCTACAGCTACATGTTCGGCCCGCAGCGCGCGCGGCCCTGCCCGATGTGCACTTCGCTGCTGAGCGCGTGGGACGGCGAGGCGCGCGACGTGGGCCAGCGCGTGGCGCTGGCCGTGGTGGCGCGCTCGCCGATCGAGCGCCTCGTCGCGTTCAAGAACGAACGCGGCTGGCGCGATCTGCGGCTGTACTCGGATACCGACGGCGCCTACAGCCGTGACTACTTCGCCGTCGACCCGGACGGCGGCGACGGCGACCAGGCCGCCTTCAACGTGTTCACCCGCCGTGACGGCACGATCCGCCACTTCTGGAGTGGCGAGATGGGCTTCGAGAGCGCCGACCCCGGCCAGGACCCGCGCGGCGCACCGGACCTGATGCCGCTGTGGACCATTCTGGACTGCACGCCGGAAGGCCGCGGCACGGACTGGTACCCCAAGCTCGAGTACTGA
- a CDS encoding abortive infection family protein, translated as MNDLLDQTETLQNLLISEATGGNEDDSEYIRLRQMLLANAALESLLPKLLRTCRNLAQFWQFIKFEFSTYAERRNYIWSEFRPVLDAIERGVSAPSDKVVSQALEKFDASHVQAAWSKALDRRASDPEGAITSARTLIESICKHILDESGIPYDDAADLPKLYKKTAETLTLAPSQHTEQVFKQILGGCTAIVEGLGSLRNRLSDAHGKGKVGSNPASRHAELAVNLSGALATYLLATWDARNEAAA; from the coding sequence GTGAACGATTTGCTCGACCAAACAGAAACCCTGCAGAACCTTCTGATTTCGGAGGCAACCGGCGGGAACGAGGACGATTCAGAGTACATTCGCCTGCGTCAAATGCTGTTGGCTAATGCCGCGCTGGAGTCATTGCTACCAAAGTTGCTACGCACCTGTCGCAACCTTGCACAGTTCTGGCAATTCATCAAATTTGAATTTAGTACATACGCTGAGCGCCGTAATTACATTTGGAGCGAGTTCCGTCCTGTCTTGGATGCTATAGAGCGTGGTGTATCTGCTCCATCGGACAAGGTCGTATCGCAAGCGCTCGAAAAATTCGATGCGTCACATGTTCAAGCGGCATGGTCTAAGGCATTGGACAGGCGCGCGTCTGATCCGGAGGGCGCAATCACGTCTGCTCGGACGCTTATTGAGTCAATTTGCAAACACATTCTTGACGAGTCGGGCATTCCCTACGACGACGCAGCAGACCTTCCCAAGCTCTACAAAAAGACAGCTGAAACCCTTACGTTGGCCCCATCTCAACACACAGAACAAGTGTTTAAACAGATTCTCGGTGGCTGCACCGCAATCGTGGAGGGGCTTGGTTCTCTACGTAACCGCCTCAGCGACGCACACGGCAAAGGCAAGGTTGGTAGTAATCCCGCATCGCGTCACGCAGAGCTTGCGGTCAACCTTTCGGGGGCGTTGGCAACTTACTTACTGGCCACATGGGATGCGCGCAATGAAGCCGCAGCCTAA
- a CDS encoding c-type cytochrome encodes MRRVWKWLGRLLAAVLVLLLAVVLSAYVLSERRMAKVYRIDPPVPVVPTDAAAVERGSHLAAIRGCKDCHGADLGGATFIDNPLFARLSGSNLTPGGPGGKLTDVDRVRAIRHGVAPDGRSLLFMPAQEFSHLGDADLGDLLAYLHSVPAVDRTPPANRVGPLGRVLFVAGKVPLLPAEIVDHAVQHSEPPAAGPTAAYGAYLATACAGCHGKGFSGGHIPGTPPDWPDAANLTPDPSGLASWSEVDLKKALREGVTPGGRALKTDYMPVRVTRFLTDDEVGALYAYFRTLPAKPHGQH; translated from the coding sequence ATGCGCAGGGTATGGAAGTGGCTCGGCCGCCTGCTGGCCGCTGTGCTGGTGCTGTTGCTGGCGGTGGTGCTCTCGGCCTATGTGCTGAGCGAGCGGCGCATGGCGAAGGTGTACCGGATCGACCCGCCGGTGCCGGTGGTGCCCACCGATGCGGCGGCAGTCGAACGGGGCAGCCACCTGGCTGCGATCCGCGGCTGCAAGGATTGCCACGGCGCCGACCTGGGCGGCGCCACCTTCATCGACAATCCGCTGTTCGCCCGGCTGTCGGGTAGCAACCTCACGCCGGGCGGGCCGGGCGGCAAGCTCACCGACGTGGACCGGGTGCGCGCGATCCGCCACGGCGTGGCGCCGGACGGGCGCTCGTTGCTGTTCATGCCGGCGCAGGAGTTCAGCCACCTCGGCGATGCGGACCTGGGCGACCTGCTGGCCTACCTGCACAGCGTGCCGGCGGTCGATCGCACGCCGCCGGCGAACCGGGTCGGCCCGTTGGGGCGCGTACTGTTCGTGGCCGGCAAGGTGCCGCTGTTGCCGGCGGAGATCGTCGACCACGCCGTGCAGCACAGCGAGCCGCCTGCAGCCGGCCCCACCGCCGCCTACGGCGCCTACCTCGCCACCGCCTGCGCCGGCTGCCACGGCAAGGGTTTCTCCGGCGGGCACATTCCGGGCACCCCGCCGGACTGGCCCGATGCCGCCAACCTCACGCCGGACCCGAGCGGCCTGGCGAGCTGGAGCGAGGTCGACCTGAAGAAGGCGTTGCGCGAGGGCGTGACGCCGGGCGGCCGTGCCTTGAAGACCGACTACATGCCGGTGCGGGTGACCCGCTTCCTCACCGACGATGAGGTCGGTGCGCTGTACGCCTACTTCCGCACCCTGCCGGCAAAGCCGCACGGGCAGCATTGA
- a CDS encoding DUF899 domain-containing protein — protein MKNHPPIVSREQWQAARHAQLAEEKALTRAQDAVNAKRRRLPMTRVDDGYTFASPAGTHSFAELFEGRPQLIVYHNMLAPDSDHVCPGCSFYCDQIGNLAHLNARGATFAVVSRARVAEIEPVKARLGWRFPWYSCFGSRFHDDFVAAEGAPFGLSVFLRTEEGIFQTWFTTGRGIELPISTFGLLDATPWGRQEAWEDSPEGWPQQPTWSQVKIHDQYPG, from the coding sequence ATGAAGAACCATCCACCCATCGTCAGCCGCGAACAATGGCAGGCCGCGCGCCACGCCCAGCTCGCGGAAGAAAAGGCACTGACCCGCGCGCAGGACGCCGTGAACGCCAAGCGCCGGCGCCTGCCGATGACCCGCGTCGACGACGGCTACACGTTCGCCTCGCCCGCCGGCACGCACAGCTTTGCCGAGCTGTTCGAAGGCCGCCCACAGCTGATCGTCTACCACAACATGCTGGCGCCGGATTCGGACCATGTCTGCCCCGGCTGCTCGTTCTACTGCGACCAGATCGGCAACCTGGCGCACCTCAACGCGCGCGGCGCCACCTTCGCGGTGGTCTCGCGCGCCCGGGTAGCCGAGATCGAGCCGGTCAAGGCGCGGCTGGGCTGGCGCTTCCCCTGGTACTCCTGCTTCGGCAGCCGCTTCCACGATGACTTCGTCGCCGCCGAAGGCGCCCCGTTCGGCCTGTCGGTGTTCCTGCGCACGGAGGAAGGCATCTTCCAGACCTGGTTCACCACCGGCCGCGGCATCGAGCTGCCCATCAGCACCTTCGGCCTGCTCGACGCCACCCCGTGGGGCCGCCAGGAAGCCTGGGAGGACTCGCCTGAAGGCTGGCCGCAGCAGCCCACCTGGAGCCAGGTGAAGATCCACGACCAATACCCCGGATAA
- a CDS encoding glutathione S-transferase family protein, with the protein MSLAFYAHPFSSYCQKVLIALYENGTAFEWRVLTPDDAVTDAEFTALWPIRRFPLLRDGERTVVESSIIIEYLDRHYPGSAPLIPVDADTALEARAMDRFFDNYVHTPQQKIVWDSLRPAADRDPYGVKEARAMLDIAYTWLDRKLADRHWATGGDFSLADCAAAPALFYADWTHPIPPGCANVLAYRQRLLARPSFARAVDEARPYRSYFPLGAPDRD; encoded by the coding sequence ATGTCCCTCGCGTTCTACGCCCATCCGTTCTCCTCCTACTGCCAGAAGGTGCTGATCGCGCTGTACGAGAACGGTACAGCGTTCGAATGGCGCGTACTCACGCCGGACGATGCCGTCACCGACGCCGAATTCACCGCGCTGTGGCCGATCCGCCGCTTTCCCCTGCTGCGCGACGGCGAACGCACGGTGGTCGAATCGAGCATCATCATCGAGTACCTCGACCGGCATTACCCCGGCAGCGCACCGCTGATTCCCGTCGACGCCGACACCGCGCTCGAGGCGCGTGCGATGGACCGCTTCTTCGACAACTACGTGCACACGCCGCAGCAGAAGATCGTGTGGGACAGCCTGCGCCCCGCCGCCGACCGCGATCCCTACGGCGTGAAGGAAGCGCGCGCCATGCTCGACATCGCCTACACCTGGCTGGACCGGAAACTCGCCGACCGCCACTGGGCCACCGGCGGCGACTTCAGCCTCGCCGACTGCGCCGCCGCGCCGGCGCTGTTCTACGCCGACTGGACCCACCCGATCCCGCCGGGATGCGCCAACGTGCTGGCCTACCGGCAACGCCTGCTGGCGCGCCCCTCGTTCGCCCGCGCGGTGGACGAGGCACGCCCGTACCGTTCGTACTTCCCGCTCGGCGCACCCGACCGCGACTGA
- the cycA gene encoding D-serine/D-alanine/glycine transporter, whose protein sequence is MTASLEHPEHLRRSLSNRHLQLIAIGGAIGTGLFMGSGKTISLAGPSILLVYLIIGVMLFFVMRAMGELLLSNLEYKSFIDFSTDLLGPWAGFFCGWTYWFCWVITAIADVIAIAAYAQFWFPGLAPWIPAVLCVLLLLSLNLVTVKLFGEMEFWFALIKIIAIIALIVTGFALVAWGFTSPSGHKASLANLWNDGGFFPKGMSGFFAGFQIAVFAFVGIELVGTTAAETADPKRNLPKAINSIPVRIIIFYVLALVAIMMVTPWRLVEAGKSPFVELFVLAGIPAAASLINFVVLTSATSSANSGIFSTSRMLYGLAEEQHAPKAFARLSRAAVPSLGLLFSCFCLLLGAAMIYLIPDLITAFTLITTLSAVLFMFVWSLILFAYMAYRRKRPQLHEASTYKMPGGVFMCWVCLAFFVFVLVLLSLQPDTREALIASPVWFVLLGIGYLWKGRRARRAAAVPVE, encoded by the coding sequence ATGACCGCATCGCTGGAACACCCCGAGCATCTGAGGCGCAGCCTTTCCAACCGGCACCTGCAGCTGATCGCCATCGGCGGCGCGATCGGCACCGGCCTGTTCATGGGCTCGGGCAAGACGATCAGCCTGGCCGGGCCGTCGATCCTGCTGGTCTACCTGATCATCGGCGTGATGCTGTTCTTCGTGATGCGGGCGATGGGCGAGCTGCTCTTGTCCAACCTCGAGTACAAATCCTTCATCGACTTCTCCACCGACCTGCTCGGGCCGTGGGCCGGTTTCTTCTGCGGCTGGACCTACTGGTTCTGCTGGGTGATCACCGCGATCGCCGACGTGATCGCGATCGCCGCCTACGCGCAGTTCTGGTTCCCCGGGCTGGCGCCGTGGATTCCGGCGGTGCTGTGCGTGCTGCTGCTGCTCAGCCTGAACCTGGTGACGGTGAAGTTGTTCGGCGAGATGGAATTCTGGTTCGCGCTGATCAAGATCATCGCGATCATCGCGCTGATCGTCACCGGCTTCGCGCTGGTTGCGTGGGGCTTTACCTCGCCGAGCGGACACAAGGCTTCGCTGGCCAATCTGTGGAATGACGGCGGGTTCTTCCCGAAGGGTATGAGCGGCTTCTTCGCCGGCTTCCAGATCGCGGTGTTCGCCTTCGTCGGCATCGAGCTGGTCGGCACCACCGCCGCCGAGACGGCCGACCCGAAGCGCAACCTGCCCAAGGCGATCAACTCGATCCCGGTGCGCATCATCATCTTCTACGTGCTGGCGCTGGTCGCGATCATGATGGTGACGCCGTGGCGCCTGGTGGAAGCTGGCAAGAGCCCGTTCGTGGAGCTGTTCGTGCTGGCCGGCATCCCGGCCGCGGCCAGCCTGATCAACTTCGTGGTGCTGACCTCGGCCACCTCCTCGGCCAACAGCGGGATCTTCTCCACCAGTCGCATGCTGTACGGCCTGGCCGAGGAGCAGCACGCGCCGAAGGCGTTCGCGCGGCTGTCGCGGGCGGCGGTGCCGTCGCTGGGCCTGTTGTTCTCCTGCTTCTGCCTGCTGCTGGGCGCGGCGATGATCTACCTGATCCCCGACCTGATCACCGCGTTCACCCTGATCACCACGCTGTCGGCGGTGCTGTTCATGTTCGTGTGGTCGCTGATCCTGTTCGCCTACATGGCCTACCGGCGCAAGCGGCCGCAGCTGCACGAAGCGTCGACATACAAGATGCCCGGCGGCGTGTTCATGTGCTGGGTGTGCCTGGCGTTCTTCGTGTTCGTGCTGGTGCTGCTGAGCCTGCAGCCGGATACCCGCGAGGCGCTGATCGCCAGCCCCGTGTGGTTCGTGCTGCTGGGCATCGGCTACCTGTGGAAGGGGCGCCGGGCGCGTCGCGCGGCGGCCGTACCGGTGGAGTAA
- a CDS encoding helix-turn-helix domain-containing protein produces the protein MNEGVGEARGVLRHAPVAGVFHHARIAPPPALAGVLQHYWIVRWDLQGGPPQLRETLPHPNVHLVCEAGGSRIHGIHSGRFSTTLKGCGGVFGVKFRPGGFHGFLRQPVSALRNRSILSQQVFGDDAARLEAILHAQPHDERMVALASDFLAARLPPPDAQVLRVGEVVDAIATERSLRTLDDVASRWSLTPRTLQRLFNQYVGIGPKWVINRYRMHEALQRVDAGDAVDWSQLALELGYFDQAHFIRDFRALVGCPPAEYARRGRAG, from the coding sequence ATGAACGAGGGCGTGGGCGAGGCTCGCGGCGTGCTGCGCCATGCGCCGGTGGCGGGCGTGTTCCACCATGCGCGTATCGCGCCGCCGCCCGCGCTGGCTGGCGTATTGCAGCACTACTGGATCGTGCGCTGGGACCTGCAGGGCGGCCCGCCGCAGCTGCGTGAAACGCTGCCGCACCCGAACGTACACCTGGTGTGCGAAGCCGGTGGCAGCCGCATCCACGGCATTCACAGCGGCCGTTTCAGCACCACGCTGAAAGGGTGCGGTGGCGTGTTCGGCGTGAAGTTCCGTCCCGGTGGGTTTCACGGCTTCCTGCGGCAGCCGGTGTCCGCCTTGCGCAACCGCTCGATCCTGTCGCAACAGGTGTTCGGCGACGATGCGGCGCGGCTGGAGGCGATCCTGCACGCGCAGCCGCACGACGAACGGATGGTGGCGCTGGCCAGCGACTTCCTTGCCGCCCGCCTGCCGCCGCCCGATGCGCAGGTGTTGCGCGTGGGCGAAGTGGTGGACGCCATCGCCACGGAGCGCAGCCTCCGTACCCTCGACGACGTGGCCTCGCGCTGGTCCCTGACTCCGCGCACGCTGCAGCGGCTGTTCAACCAGTACGTGGGCATAGGCCCGAAGTGGGTGATCAACCGTTACCGCATGCACGAGGCGCTGCAGCGTGTCGATGCCGGTGACGCAGTGGACTGGTCGCAGCTGGCGCTGGAGCTGGGCTACTTCGACCAGGCGCATTTCATCCGCGACTTCAGGGCGCTGGTGGGGTGTCCGCCGGCGGAATATGCCCGGCGGGGGCGGGCGGGCTGA
- a CDS encoding MFS transporter: MSQPTEASGSATAKTPSVLRRIPAGIWALGMVSLLMDTSSEMIHALLPVYLVSVLGASALAVGFIEGIAEATAAITKVFSGVLSDWLGRRKLLVAIGYGLAAFTKPIFPLASTLGWVVTARFVDRIGKGIRGAPRDALIADLAPAELRGASFGLRQSLDTVGAFLGPALAIALMWLAADNIRLVFWFAVLPGFAAFALVVFGVHDVPDSGEKKRARSPLSRTELARLPPLYWGVVAIAAVFTLARFSEAFLVLRAQELGLGLVLIPLVLVVMNVVYALSSYPVGVLADRFDRGTLLGLGVLVLVLADLALALVGGLAGLALGVVLWGLHMGMTQGLLAALVADAAPADLRGTAYGMFNLVSGLTLLAASVVAGELWDAFGSHATFLAGAGFAVLALLALVPVARRVRRNRPAPG, from the coding sequence ATGAGCCAGCCCACGGAAGCATCCGGCAGCGCCACGGCGAAAACGCCTTCCGTGCTGCGGCGGATCCCGGCCGGCATCTGGGCGCTCGGCATGGTCTCGCTGCTGATGGACACCTCCTCGGAGATGATCCACGCGCTGTTGCCGGTATACCTGGTCAGCGTGCTCGGCGCCTCGGCACTCGCGGTCGGCTTCATCGAGGGCATCGCCGAAGCCACCGCGGCGATCACCAAGGTGTTCTCCGGCGTGCTGTCGGACTGGCTGGGACGACGCAAGCTGCTGGTGGCGATCGGCTACGGCCTCGCCGCGTTCACCAAGCCGATCTTTCCGCTGGCGAGCACGCTCGGCTGGGTGGTCACCGCGCGCTTCGTGGACCGCATCGGCAAGGGCATCCGCGGCGCGCCGCGCGATGCGCTGATCGCCGACCTGGCGCCGGCCGAACTGCGCGGCGCCTCGTTCGGCCTGCGCCAGTCGCTGGACACGGTCGGCGCGTTCCTCGGCCCGGCGCTGGCGATCGCGCTGATGTGGCTGGCTGCCGACAACATCCGGCTGGTGTTCTGGTTCGCGGTGCTACCGGGCTTTGCGGCGTTCGCGCTGGTGGTGTTCGGCGTGCACGACGTGCCGGACAGCGGGGAAAAGAAGCGGGCACGCTCGCCGTTGTCGCGCACCGAGCTGGCCCGGCTGCCGCCGCTGTACTGGGGCGTAGTGGCGATCGCCGCGGTGTTCACCCTGGCCCGCTTCAGCGAGGCCTTCCTGGTGCTGCGCGCGCAGGAACTGGGGCTGGGGCTGGTACTGATCCCGCTGGTGCTGGTGGTAATGAACGTGGTGTACGCGCTGTCGTCCTACCCGGTCGGCGTGCTGGCCGATCGCTTCGACCGCGGCACGTTGCTCGGGCTGGGCGTGCTGGTGCTGGTGCTGGCAGACCTGGCGCTGGCCCTCGTCGGCGGACTGGCCGGGCTGGCGTTGGGCGTGGTGTTGTGGGGCCTGCACATGGGCATGACCCAGGGCCTGCTGGCCGCGCTGGTCGCCGACGCCGCGCCGGCCGACCTGCGCGGCACCGCATACGGCATGTTCAATCTGGTGAGTGGGCTGACCCTGCTGGCGGCCAGCGTGGTGGCCGGCGAGTTGTGGGATGCGTTCGGCTCGCATGCCACCTTCCTCGCCGGCGCCGGTTTCGCAGTCTTGGCGCTGCTCGCGCTGGTGCCGGTGGCGCGGCGGGTGCGCCGGAACCGGCCCGCACCGGGCTGA
- a CDS encoding DUF3224 domain-containing protein has protein sequence MHATGNFDVKIQPQTPDNPQARASGLGRLSLDKQFHGDLDATSQGEMLAAGDGTTSGAYVALEKVTGKLHGRSGSFVLVHRALMVGGTPREWTVTVVPESGTGELAGLDGAMTITIVDGKHGYDLSYTLPDH, from the coding sequence ATGCACGCCACCGGCAACTTCGACGTCAAGATACAGCCGCAGACCCCCGACAACCCCCAGGCCAGGGCCTCCGGTCTCGGCCGCCTGTCGCTGGACAAGCAGTTCCATGGCGACCTCGATGCCACCAGCCAGGGCGAGATGCTGGCGGCAGGCGACGGCACCACTTCCGGCGCCTACGTGGCGCTGGAAAAAGTTACCGGCAAGCTGCACGGCCGCAGCGGCAGCTTCGTGCTGGTGCACCGCGCGCTGATGGTCGGCGGCACGCCGCGGGAATGGACCGTCACGGTAGTGCCCGAGTCCGGCACCGGCGAACTGGCCGGGCTGGACGGCGCGATGACGATCACCATCGTCGACGGCAAGCACGGTTACGATCTGAGCTACACCCTGCCCGACCACTGA
- a CDS encoding YciI family protein produces the protein MRFLSMIRINENTGQRPSQQLMDDMGKLMAQMMADGTLLDTAGLRPTAEGTRTRLSHGKLTTTDGPFTETKEVIGGYALLQADSMQQALELTRRFLQVHGDEWQIECELRQLDESCVPPRP, from the coding sequence ATGCGATTTCTTTCGATGATCCGGATCAACGAGAACACCGGGCAGCGGCCCAGCCAGCAGCTGATGGACGACATGGGCAAGCTGATGGCGCAGATGATGGCCGACGGCACGTTGCTGGACACCGCAGGGCTGCGGCCGACCGCGGAAGGCACGCGCACACGGTTGTCGCACGGCAAGCTGACGACGACGGACGGCCCGTTCACCGAGACGAAGGAAGTGATCGGCGGCTACGCGCTGCTGCAGGCCGATTCGATGCAGCAGGCGCTGGAGCTGACCCGGCGCTTCCTGCAGGTGCATGGCGACGAGTGGCAGATCGAATGCGAGCTGCGCCAGCTGGACGAGAGCTGCGTTCCACCGCGTCCGTGA